The following proteins are co-located in the Pochonia chlamydosporia 170 chromosome 6, whole genome shotgun sequence genome:
- a CDS encoding cysteine dioxygenase (similar to Metarhizium robertsii ARSEF 23 XP_007821256.1), whose product MAIDIIASPSALSIGSKSAVGFPQSDKFEELVLAMKRALGPSSGLTSDDVDVDALTDLMINYDSNPAEWSKYAHGDASRGYTRNLVDEGNGKSNLLVLVWSPGKGSPIHDHGNAHCLMKVLHGSLTETRYAFPEDDSPERPMEVISEKTYKENGVTYMADELGLHRVSNRGSDFAVSLHLYTPPNVAKEGCHIFDEKTGRSSHVPGCHYYSVYGRVLKQ is encoded by the exons atggccatcGATATCATCGCAAGTCCAAGTGCCCTCTCCATCGGCAGCAAATCTGCTGTGGGCTTCCCGCAGTCCGACAAGTTCGAGGAACTCGTCCTTGCCATGAAGAGAGCCCTTGGTCCTTCGTCGGGACTGACCTCcgatgatgtcgacgtcgatgCCTTGACCGATCTGATGATCAACTATGACAGTAATCCAGCCGAATGGTCCAAATACGCCCACGGTGATGCCAGTCGGGGGTACACCCGCAACCTTGTTGACGAGGGGAACGGCAAAAGCAACTTG CTTGTGCTTGTATGGTCTCCTGGCAAAGGGAGTCCGATCCATGACCACGGCAATGCTCATTGCCTGATGAAGGTCCTCCACGGTAGTCTGACTGAAACCCGCTACGCCTTTCCAGAAGACGATAGTCCAGAGAGACCCATGGAGGTCATCTCTGAGAAGACATATAAAGAAAACGGTGTCACTTACATGGCCGAtgagcttggcttgcacCGTGTATCCAACAGAGGCAGCGACTTTGCCGTCTCATTGCACT TGTACACCCCTCCCAATGTAGCCAAGGAGGGCTGCCATATCTTCGATGAGAAGACTGGCAGGAGTAGTCATGTTCCTGGGTGCCATTACTACTCGGTGTATGGCCGTGTCCTCAAGCAGTAG